One genomic region from Phragmites australis chromosome 1, lpPhrAust1.1, whole genome shotgun sequence encodes:
- the LOC133924932 gene encoding sialyltransferase-like protein 1, producing the protein MKRPLRRSFAALLFVVLVGVASFHTALRRAVAPAPVREPSPVFDPARLNATLLRLAAVDPSEASLRRDVDDLLEGRLPASSARARAWRRDRLVHPLHLRHHQFPLHRRGHHPDHDHDPLLHPLPRHEQLYIDPSLRRALHSWYRLRRYDAAVLRNLPSLLSLPGRISSCAVVGNSGILLRANHGPLIDSHAAVFRLNNARISGYAAHVGSKTNFSFINSNILHLCARRPTCFCHPYGDGVPILLYICQAVHFLDVAACNASSPSRHGAPISVTDARLDVLCARIVKYYSLRRFVIETGRAAEEWDRVHDAAMFHYSSGMQAIMVAVGVCDRVSVFGFGKATDAKHHYHSNQKTELDLHDYEAEYAFYRDLAERPQVVPFLNDAGFAVPSVMFYH; encoded by the coding sequence ATGAAGCGGCCGCTGCGGCGGTCGTTCGCGGCGCTCCTCTTCGTCGTGCTCGTCGGCGTGGCTTCATTCCACACCGCGCTCCGACGGGCCGTGGCGCCCGCTCCCGTTCGGGAACCCTCGCCGGTCTTCGACCCGGCGCGCCTCAACGCCACGCTGCTCCGCCTGGCCGCCGTCGATCCCTCCGAGGCGTCGCTGCGGCGCGACGTGGACGACCTCCTCGAGGGCCGCCTCCCGGCCTCCTCCGCGCGCGCCCGCGCGTGGCGCCGGGACAGGCTCGTCCACCCGCtccacctccgccaccaccagtTCCCGCTCCACCGCCGCGGCCACCACCcggaccacgaccacgaccccctgctgcacccgcttcCACGTCACGAGCAGCTCTACATCGACCCTTCCCTCCGCCGCGCGCTCCACTCCTGGTACCGCCTCCGCCGCTACGACGCGGCCGTCCTCCGcaacctcccctccctcctctccctccccggCCGCATCTCCTCCTGCGCCGTCGTCGGCAACAGCGGTATCCTCCTCCGGGCAAACCACGGGCCCCTCATCGACTCCCACGCTGCCGTGTTCCGCCTCAACAACGCCCGCATCTCGGGCTACGCCGCGCACGTCGGCAGCAAGACCAACTTCTCCTTCATCAACAGCAACATCCTCCACCTCTGCGCGCGCCGCCCCACCTGCTTCTGCCACCCCTATGGCGACGGCGTCCCCATCCTCCTCTACATCTGCCAGGCCGTCCACTTCCTCGACGTCGCCGCCTGCaacgcctcctccccctcccgccACGGCGCCCCCATCTCCGTCACCGACGCCCGCCTCGACGTCCTCTGCGCACGCATCGTCAAGTACTACTCCCTCCGCCGGTTCGTAATCGAGACGGGCCGTGCGGCCGAGGAATGGGACCGCGTGCACGACGCCGCCATGTTCCACTACTCGTCCGGGATGCAGGCCATCATGGTCGCGGTGGGAGTGTGCGACAGGGTCAGCGTGTTCGGCTTCGGGAAGGCCACCGACGCGAAGCACCATTACCACAGCAACCAGAAGACGGAGCTGGACCTCCACGACTACGAGGCGGAGTACGCCTTCTACCGCGACCTCGCCGAGCGCCCGCAGGTAGTCCCCTTCCTCAATGATGCCGGGTTCGCCGTCCCGTCCGTCATGTTCTACCATTAG